CGTATTCGATCCCAAGCTCGCCGAAATCTTAAAGGAAAGATTCCCACACCATAAACCCATGCCCGAGTTTATTCTGCGTCAGGCATATCTTCCAGAGGGAGCCATTCCCATAAATCCAACTCTGGGAACGGCACCCGGGATCGTTCTGGAAATTGAAGATAAGATCATCTTCGCTTTGCCCGGCGTGCTCGATGAAATGAAAGTCATGTTGAAGGACAAGGTCATCCCACTCCTAAGAAAAAGGGTTCGTGAAAAGGCGATCCTTATTAAGGTCATAAAGACCTGTGGTATTAGCGAAGCGTCGTTGCAAGAGAGGTTAGAAGATATCATTGCCAGGTATGAAAATTTAAACATCAGGATATTAGTCCATCTCGAAGAAGTTCACATCTTGCTCATGGCTGAGGGAGATATAAGAGCCGTGGAAGAATTGATCTCCAATGTCAAAGATGAAATAACCCATCGACTTGGGAAATTGGTTTATGGTTTCGATGAAGATACCTTGGAAAAAGTCGTGGGCAAACTTTTGCGGAAACATGAGCTCAAGTTGGCCGTCGCCGAGTCCTGTACCGGAGGGTTACTTTCCGATCGATTCACCAACATTCCAGGGAGTTCCGATTACTTTTGGGCAGGAATAATACCTTATAGCACCGAAATGAAAAGAGAGTTAATAAGAGTCCCAAGCCAGGTTCTCCTGGAACACGGTACGGTGAGTTCATTCACTGCGCAGGCAATGGCGGATGGTGCTCGTTTGATTGCAGAAGCTAACATTGGATTGGGAATCACAGGAATTGCTGGTCCCACAGGAGGTACTCCTGAAAAGCCCGTTGGTCTGACCTTTATAGCCTTGTCCACAAAAACAACTCGCTTTTGTAAAAGATTCATATTTACTGGCTCAAGAGAGGTAATTAAATTCAAGGCTTCACAACAAGCTCTGAATTTGCTTCGGCTCTTTCTCTTAGAGAGATTCGAAGAAGGTGAGGTATCATAGCGATGCTTAGATTATTCATTGCCGTTGAGCTCCCTCCAGATTTACAACGCAAACTATCGTCGGTTAAAAATGAGATGAAAAAGGTGAAGGACGCGAAATGGGTCGAACCTCAAAATCTCCATCTTACCTTAAAATTTCTGGGCAACTGTTCCGAGGAAAAAGTGTCTACGATCATCGAAAGCGTTGCCTCGTGTGTAAAAAATGCGAAGCCCTTTGCATTTAAGTTAAATGGGCTGGGCTGCTTCCCATCCAATAAAAGAGCCAGGGTCTTTTGGATTGGGATA
This region of Actinomycetota bacterium genomic DNA includes:
- the thpR gene encoding RNA 2',3'-cyclic phosphodiesterase, which gives rise to MLRLFIAVELPPDLQRKLSSVKNEMKKVKDAKWVEPQNLHLTLKFLGNCSEEKVSTIIESVASCVKNAKPFAFKLNGLGCFPSNKRARVFWIGIKEGEEDLIKLQQFVEEALKPLGFKKEERAFHAHVTLARLRRPQDMRLGIASIETEEFSTPFIQVKSITLFQSRLTPSGPIYSEIAKIPLKG
- a CDS encoding competence/damage-inducible protein A translates to MDCRIIAVGTELVLGLTTDINSPYIARFLAENGVSSQQHQVVPDDVDEIAHAILDGLQHSDALIITGGLGPTFDDVTREALSKAAKRELVFDPKLAEILKERFPHHKPMPEFILRQAYLPEGAIPINPTLGTAPGIVLEIEDKIIFALPGVLDEMKVMLKDKVIPLLRKRVREKAILIKVIKTCGISEASLQERLEDIIARYENLNIRILVHLEEVHILLMAEGDIRAVEELISNVKDEITHRLGKLVYGFDEDTLEKVVGKLLRKHELKLAVAESCTGGLLSDRFTNIPGSSDYFWAGIIPYSTEMKRELIRVPSQVLLEHGTVSSFTAQAMADGARLIAEANIGLGITGIAGPTGGTPEKPVGLTFIALSTKTTRFCKRFIFTGSREVIKFKASQQALNLLRLFLLERFEEGEVS